A stretch of Linepithema humile isolate Giens D197 chromosome 3, Lhum_UNIL_v1.0, whole genome shotgun sequence DNA encodes these proteins:
- the Mekk1 gene encoding mitogen-activated protein kinase kinase kinase 4 isoform X4 — protein MSHRVRSSHVTKIPGCDSTDDEDVDCASKVDMSSPTSEFEESLHTMSDMYGQTPPRTRLSRKKRHMKQKFSGSDLKSMEKEARPRIAIRRRNTLDTIIFNEMCDKADKDRENEVKEEPKDGSRKCKRSLKLLRGNERDLKLDVEAAFNYAEKHNNDMTVSTPNQIKIETRNRFRCLRSKPVDVEEKRVERVMFSKCIEIEDTSAQSPRSQSFKEREMFHDTFSFLIKLGSTERNCRRQMSHEETRWQNELKDLIWLELQAHHADRSAMAQDEYLCRQREAVEGLITEIMEYRYDPIADVQEGSLGCISPGDVSSDRSTNSGLSPNIELGVCPGCLSMYCRACARAQGEALQQIEGLLARLEAAEALYPSSQAFAANYPLYKSAEFTDRVKAMCLWYNMTKHHRLKIHILGRLLMMLHGKKKQEESTDSGISSRSSDTVDSTELRQCTVRFEVPQQDETSSSPSDSNNSNNSSIGGLSFVSQSLPPTPETSFSYIEDERVDRLDFYLVEFDRHAYRKYIEDVLKTRGLSKSLNFLDRLHTSVLRKASLTLEKHVCKECNNDTNEEYEGDRELRRYGVWSPEAKELNLPSYRAAFLFLSRVPLDVVHEFLRMRLEQKPEQPSPLSVRQLMRELREGLRIACIHRDRFAAHSRTAVASDEAGCESLFKEDVKYFDESLRAVFEVYLDYLQQWVDMVQHDSFHKNLIMDEWLFVESIAGNISDGYKIAGVKFCKITRTMIKQVNEFLVERSREIRENAEEKEDDELPCNEQSVNSETQFRLHLMFVGREWQGMFVEAREKVVKSINLVNCLKRSIEEWSVFDRQLMESFTLLKNTVLDLRHRITAVIEDFQSCANEVEQSNADNDQSIMLPLRSRIREILHQAYRMGFDFHKELCKLFSLEEKTILARGLVSFALLWMEFVRTRCERGRGLRPRWANQGLEFLITVCEPDNTKHLTDQEFEELKTCMDCCISHVVGTVSVSVSTPETEGLRRLSRSRASSPCHNRTRTASFSLSQKPRDAMKSPELFVNMKKSSSPSMVDGNLSVIINTPERGTQRHERVVRAVRKVECELDERLRSHELIGQIIDRKTVDRVRIKARRVTFTWQRGIKIGQGRFGKVYTVVNNQTGELLAMKEVQLQPGDHRAIRRVAEELQIFEGIQHRHLVRYYGLEIHREEMLIFMEFCAEGTLESLVAGSGNGLPESLVRKYTYQLLSAVAALHSHGIVHRDIKTANIFLTDEGNSLKLGDFGSAVQIKAHTTMPGELQGFVGTQAYMAPEVFMKSESSGHGRAVDIWSVGCCIIEMASGRRPWSDYDSNYQIMFKVGMGETPALPKNLAAEGIDLVKKCLQHEPKKRPTANSLLAHFFARGEHEDNVIVDTSRIT, from the exons ATGTCGCATCGCGTGAGATCGAGTCATGTCACGAAGATACCTGGTTGCGACTCCACTGACGATGAGGACGTCGATTGTGCCAG TAAAGTAGACATGTCCAGTCCAACGAGCGAATTTGAGGAATCGCTGCACACAATGTCCGATATGTACGGACAAACGCCACCCAGAACTCGTCTCAGTCGTAAGAAAAGACACATGAAGCAAAAGTTCTCAGGCAG TGATCTTAAATCGATGGAAAAAGAAGCTCGACCGAGAATCGCTATTCGCAGGCGCAACACCTTGGATACTATTATCTTCAACGAAATGTGTGACAAAGCGGACAAAGATCGCGAGAACGAGGTGAAGGAGGAACCAAAGGATGGTAGTAGGAAGTGCAAGAGAAGCTTGAAATTATTGCGTGGCAATGAAAGGGACCTAAAGCTCGATGTAGAAGCTGCTTTCAATTACGCCGAAAAACACAATAACGACATGACAGTGTCGACACCGAATCAAATCAAG ATTGAAACTAGAAATAGATTTCGGTGTTTACGATCCAAGCCTGTCGATGTGGAGGAGAAGAGGGTGGAACGAGTAATGTTCAGCAAATGCATAGAAATAGAGGATACAAGCGCGCAGTCGCCTAGATCACAGAGCTTCAAGGAGAGGGAAATGTTTCACGACACGTTCTCTTTCTTAATTAAGTTG GGGAGCACAGAGCGGAATTGTCGCCGTCAGATGAGCCATGAGGAAACTAGGTGGCAGAACGAACTGAAGGATTTGATATGGTTGGAATTGCAGGCGCATCATGCGGACCGTAGCGCGATGGCGCAAGACGAATATTTATGTCGACAACGGGAGGCGGTGGAAGGTctaattacagaaataatgGAGTACAG ATACGATCCCATCGCGGACGTGCAAGAGGGAAGCTTGGGTTGCATCAGTCCCGGCGACGTCTCGAGCGATCGATCCACGAATTCCGGTTTGAGTCCGAATATTGAATTGGGCGTGTGCCCAGGCTGCCTTTCCATGTACTGTCGTGCGTGCGCCCGCGCGCAGGGGGAAGCATTGCAGCAGATTGAAGGACTGCTGGCTCGCTTGGAAGCCGCGGAGGCCTTGTATCCATCCTCCCAGGCATTCGCCGCTAATTACCCGTTGTACAAGAGCGCGGAGTTCACCGATCGGGTGAAGGCTATGTGCCTCTGGTACAATATGACGAAACACCATCGGCTCAAAATACACATACTGGGCAGATTGCTCATGATGCTGCACGGCAAGAAGAAGCAGGAAGAGTCCACCGACTCCGGCATCAG TTCGCGATCCTCAGATACCGTTGACTCTACGGAACTGCGACAGTGCACGGTGCGATTTGAAGTACCTCAGCAGGACGAAACCTCCTCCAGTCCTTCCGACAGCAATAACAGCAACAATTCTTCGATCGGAGGCTTATCGTTTGTATCGCAATCATTACCGCCCACCCCGGAGACTTCGTTCTCGTACATCGAGGACGAGAGAGTCGATCGACTCGATTTCTACTTGGTCGAATTTGACCGTCACGCTTACAG GAAGTACATCGAAGATGTGTTGAAAACGAGAGGTCTCAGCAAAAGTCTGAATTTCCTCGATCGACTGCATACATCAGTCTTGAGAAAGGCAAGCCTAACTTTAGAAAAACATGTCTGTAAGGAATGTAATAATGACACGAATGAAGAATACGAAGGCGACCGAGAGTTGCGGCGGTACGGCGTTTGGAGCCCCGAGGCGAAGGAATTGAATCTACCATCGTACAG GGcagcttttttatttctctcgcgCGTGCCTCTGGACGTGGTTCACGAATTTCTAAGGATGAGACTGGAGCAGAAGCCGGAGCAGCCGAGTCCGTTGTCAGTCCGACAGCTCATGCGGGAGCTTCGCGAGGGTCTCAGGATTGCTTGTATCCACCGCGACCGGTTTGCCGCGCATTCTCGCACTGCCGTCGCCAGCGACGAAGCGGGCTGTGAGAGTCTGTTCAAGGAGGACGTCAAGTATTTCGACGAGAGCTTGAGGGCCGTGTTCGAGGTGTATCTGGATTATCTTCAGCAGTGGGTAGATATGGTGCAACATGACAGCTTCCACAAGAATCTGATCATGGACGAGTGGCTGTTCGTTGAATCGATCGCTGGGAATATAAGCGATGGATATAAGATTGCTGGCGTGAAATTCTG taAAATTACGCGAACGATGATCAAGCAAGTCAACGAGTTCCTCGTCGAACGGTCTCGCGAAATCCGGGAGAACGCGGAGGAAAAGGAGGATGACGAGTTGCCGTGCAA TGAACAATCTGTTAATAGTGAAACGCAGTTCAGACTTCACCTTATGTTTGTGGGTCGCGAGTGGCAGGGAATGTTTGTGGAGGCTCGGGAGAAGGTCGTGAAGAGCATCAATCTGGTCAACTGCTTAAAACGCAGTATCGAAGAGTGGTCAGTCTTCGATCGGCAATTGATGGAGTCGTTTACACTGTTAAAG AACACAGTCCTGGATTTGAGGCATCGCATAACGGCGGTGATCGAAGACTTCCAGAGCTGCGCCAATGAAGTGGAGCAATCAAACGCTGATAACGACCAGTCGATCATGCTCCCCTTGCGCTCGAGAATTCGCGAAATTCTCCATCAAGCTTATAGAATGGGCTTCGACTTTCATAAGGAGTTATGCAAGTTGTTCTCGCTGGAAGAGAAGACAATTCTTGCGCGCGGTCTAGTATCGTTCGCACTGCTGTGGATGGAGTTTGTGAGAACGCGATGCGAGCGTGGCCGCGGTTTGAGACCTAGATGGGCGAATCAAGGTCTGGAGTTCCTGATAACTGTATGCGAGCCAGACAACACGAAGCATCTCACGGATCAGGAGTTTGAGGAACTGAAGACTTGCATGGATTGTTGCATATCTCACGTGGTGGGAACCGTGTCGGTCTCGGTATCAACGCCAGAGACAGAAG gttTAAGAAGACTGTCGCGATCAAGAGCTTCATCGCCATGCCATAATCGTACTAGAACTGCGAGCTTTAGCCTTTCTCAGAAACCACGAGATGCCATGAAGTCGCCTGAACTATTTGTCAATATGAAGAAATCCAGCTCGCCGAGCATGGTCGACGGGAATCTTTCTGTGATAATAAACACGCCTGAGCGGGGCACGCAGAGACACGAGAGGGTCGTCCGCGCCGTCAGAAAGGTGGAGTGCGAACTCGACGAAAGACTGCGGAGTCATGAACTCATTGGACAAATTATTGACAGGAAGACGGTCGACAGAGTTCGCATTAAGGCGAGACGAGTCACGTTTACTTGGCAGCGGGGTATTAAAATAG GTCAAGGAAGGTTCGGTAAAGTGTACACTGTGGTAAACAACCAAACCGGTGAGCTGCTGGCTATGAAAGAGGTGCAGCTGCAACCCGGCGATCACAGAGCGATCAGGCGCGTTGCCGAGGAATTGCAGATTTTCGAAGGAATCCAGCATCGACATCTAGTGCGATATTACGGATTAGAAATTCACCGT GAGGAGATGCTGATTTTTATGGAATTCTGTGCAGAAGGGACTCTTGAAAGCTTAGTAGCAGGTAGCGGAAACGGATTGCCAGAATCCTTGGTCAGAAAATACACTTATCAACTTCTTTCGGCTGTCGCAGCGTTGCATTCTCACGGAATAGTTCATCGAGATATCAAAA ctgcaaatatttttctaacagACGAAGGTAATTCTTTGAAACTCGGCGACTTTGGTAGTGCAGTGCAAATTAAAGCGCACACAACCATGCCTGGAGAACTTCAAGGTTTTGTCGGCACACAAg cTTATATGGCGCCAGAAGTATTTATGAAGTCTGAAAGCAGCGGACACGGTAGAGCTGTCGATATCTGGTCGGTGGGTTGTTGCATTATTGAGATGGCGAGCGGAAGACGACCGTGGTCAGATTATGACTCAAATTATCAAATCATGTTCAag GTCGGAATGGGAGAAACGCCAGCGCTGCCAAAGAATCTTGCTGCGGAAGGCATCGACCTTGTGAAGAAGTGCTTGCAGCACGAGCCAAAGAAAAGGCCGACAGCGAATTCTCTTCTCGCCCATTTCTTCGCACGAGGAGAACACGAGGATAATGTTATTGTGGATACTAGTAGAAT
- the Mekk1 gene encoding mitogen-activated protein kinase kinase kinase 4 isoform X5, which yields MSHRVRSSHVTKIPGCDSTDDEDVDCASKVDMSSPTSEFEESLHTMSDMYGQTPPRTRLSRKKRHMKQKFSGSDLKSMEKEARPRIAIRRRNTLDTIIFNEMCDKADKDRENEVKEEPKDGSRKCKRSLKLLRGNERDLKLDVEAAFNYAEKHNNDMTVSTPNQIKIETRNRFRCLRSKPVDVEEKRVERVMFSKCIEIEDTSAQSPRSQSFKEREMFHDTFSFLIKLGSTERNCRRQMSHEETRWQNELKDLIWLELQAHHADRSAMAQDEYLCRQREAVEGLITEIMEYRYDPIADVQEGSLGCISPGDVSSDRSTNSGLSPNIELGVCPGCLSMYCRACARAQGEALQQIEGLLARLEAAEALYPSSQAFAANYPLYKSAEFTDRVKAMCLWYNMTKHHRLKIHILGRLLMMLHGKKKQEESTDSGISSRSSDTVDSTELRQCTVRFEVPQQDETSSSPSDSNNSNNSSIGGLSFVSQSLPPTPETSFSYIEDERVDRLDFYLVEFDRHAYRKYIEDVLKTRGLSKSLNFLDRLHTSVLRKASLTLEKHVCKECNNDTNEEYEGDRELRRYGVWSPEAKELNLPSYRAAFLFLSRVPLDVVHEFLRMRLEQKPEQPSPLSVRQLMRELREGLRIACIHRDRFAAHSRTAVASDEAGCESLFKEDVKYFDESLRAVFEVYLDYLQQWVDMVQHDSFHKNLIMDEWLFVESIAGNISDGYKIAGVKFCKITRTMIKQVNEFLVERSREIRENAEEKEDDELPCNEQSVNSETQFRLHLMFVGREWQGMFVEAREKVVKSINLVNCLKRSIEEWSVFDRQLMESFTLLKNTVLDLRHRITAVIEDFQSCANEVEQSNADNDQSIMLPLRSRIREILHQAYRMGFDFHKELCKLFSLEEKTILARGLVSFALLWMEFVRTRCERGRGLRPRWANQGLEFLITVCEPDNTKHLTDQEFEELKTCMDCCISHVVGTVSVSVSTPETEGLRRLSRSRASSPCHNRTRTASFSLSQKPRDAMKSPELFVNMKKSSSPSMVDGNLSVIINTPERGTQRHERVVRAVRKVECELDERLRSHELIGQIIDRKTVDRVRIKARRVTFTWQRGIKIGQGRFGKVYTVVNNQTGELLAMKEVQLQPGDHRAIRRVAEELQIFEGIQHRHLVRYYGLEIHREEMLIFMEFCAEGTLESLVAGSGNGLPESLVRKYTYQLLSAVAALHSHGIVHRDIKTANIFLTDEGNSLKLGDFGSAVQIKAHTTMPGELQGFVGTQAYMAPEVFMKSESSGHGRAVDIWSVGCCIIEMASGRRPWSDYDSNYQIMFKVGMGETPALPKNLAAEGIDLVKKCLQHEPKKRPTANSLLAHFFARGEHEDNVIVDTSRIS from the exons ATGTCGCATCGCGTGAGATCGAGTCATGTCACGAAGATACCTGGTTGCGACTCCACTGACGATGAGGACGTCGATTGTGCCAG TAAAGTAGACATGTCCAGTCCAACGAGCGAATTTGAGGAATCGCTGCACACAATGTCCGATATGTACGGACAAACGCCACCCAGAACTCGTCTCAGTCGTAAGAAAAGACACATGAAGCAAAAGTTCTCAGGCAG TGATCTTAAATCGATGGAAAAAGAAGCTCGACCGAGAATCGCTATTCGCAGGCGCAACACCTTGGATACTATTATCTTCAACGAAATGTGTGACAAAGCGGACAAAGATCGCGAGAACGAGGTGAAGGAGGAACCAAAGGATGGTAGTAGGAAGTGCAAGAGAAGCTTGAAATTATTGCGTGGCAATGAAAGGGACCTAAAGCTCGATGTAGAAGCTGCTTTCAATTACGCCGAAAAACACAATAACGACATGACAGTGTCGACACCGAATCAAATCAAG ATTGAAACTAGAAATAGATTTCGGTGTTTACGATCCAAGCCTGTCGATGTGGAGGAGAAGAGGGTGGAACGAGTAATGTTCAGCAAATGCATAGAAATAGAGGATACAAGCGCGCAGTCGCCTAGATCACAGAGCTTCAAGGAGAGGGAAATGTTTCACGACACGTTCTCTTTCTTAATTAAGTTG GGGAGCACAGAGCGGAATTGTCGCCGTCAGATGAGCCATGAGGAAACTAGGTGGCAGAACGAACTGAAGGATTTGATATGGTTGGAATTGCAGGCGCATCATGCGGACCGTAGCGCGATGGCGCAAGACGAATATTTATGTCGACAACGGGAGGCGGTGGAAGGTctaattacagaaataatgGAGTACAG ATACGATCCCATCGCGGACGTGCAAGAGGGAAGCTTGGGTTGCATCAGTCCCGGCGACGTCTCGAGCGATCGATCCACGAATTCCGGTTTGAGTCCGAATATTGAATTGGGCGTGTGCCCAGGCTGCCTTTCCATGTACTGTCGTGCGTGCGCCCGCGCGCAGGGGGAAGCATTGCAGCAGATTGAAGGACTGCTGGCTCGCTTGGAAGCCGCGGAGGCCTTGTATCCATCCTCCCAGGCATTCGCCGCTAATTACCCGTTGTACAAGAGCGCGGAGTTCACCGATCGGGTGAAGGCTATGTGCCTCTGGTACAATATGACGAAACACCATCGGCTCAAAATACACATACTGGGCAGATTGCTCATGATGCTGCACGGCAAGAAGAAGCAGGAAGAGTCCACCGACTCCGGCATCAG TTCGCGATCCTCAGATACCGTTGACTCTACGGAACTGCGACAGTGCACGGTGCGATTTGAAGTACCTCAGCAGGACGAAACCTCCTCCAGTCCTTCCGACAGCAATAACAGCAACAATTCTTCGATCGGAGGCTTATCGTTTGTATCGCAATCATTACCGCCCACCCCGGAGACTTCGTTCTCGTACATCGAGGACGAGAGAGTCGATCGACTCGATTTCTACTTGGTCGAATTTGACCGTCACGCTTACAG GAAGTACATCGAAGATGTGTTGAAAACGAGAGGTCTCAGCAAAAGTCTGAATTTCCTCGATCGACTGCATACATCAGTCTTGAGAAAGGCAAGCCTAACTTTAGAAAAACATGTCTGTAAGGAATGTAATAATGACACGAATGAAGAATACGAAGGCGACCGAGAGTTGCGGCGGTACGGCGTTTGGAGCCCCGAGGCGAAGGAATTGAATCTACCATCGTACAG GGcagcttttttatttctctcgcgCGTGCCTCTGGACGTGGTTCACGAATTTCTAAGGATGAGACTGGAGCAGAAGCCGGAGCAGCCGAGTCCGTTGTCAGTCCGACAGCTCATGCGGGAGCTTCGCGAGGGTCTCAGGATTGCTTGTATCCACCGCGACCGGTTTGCCGCGCATTCTCGCACTGCCGTCGCCAGCGACGAAGCGGGCTGTGAGAGTCTGTTCAAGGAGGACGTCAAGTATTTCGACGAGAGCTTGAGGGCCGTGTTCGAGGTGTATCTGGATTATCTTCAGCAGTGGGTAGATATGGTGCAACATGACAGCTTCCACAAGAATCTGATCATGGACGAGTGGCTGTTCGTTGAATCGATCGCTGGGAATATAAGCGATGGATATAAGATTGCTGGCGTGAAATTCTG taAAATTACGCGAACGATGATCAAGCAAGTCAACGAGTTCCTCGTCGAACGGTCTCGCGAAATCCGGGAGAACGCGGAGGAAAAGGAGGATGACGAGTTGCCGTGCAA TGAACAATCTGTTAATAGTGAAACGCAGTTCAGACTTCACCTTATGTTTGTGGGTCGCGAGTGGCAGGGAATGTTTGTGGAGGCTCGGGAGAAGGTCGTGAAGAGCATCAATCTGGTCAACTGCTTAAAACGCAGTATCGAAGAGTGGTCAGTCTTCGATCGGCAATTGATGGAGTCGTTTACACTGTTAAAG AACACAGTCCTGGATTTGAGGCATCGCATAACGGCGGTGATCGAAGACTTCCAGAGCTGCGCCAATGAAGTGGAGCAATCAAACGCTGATAACGACCAGTCGATCATGCTCCCCTTGCGCTCGAGAATTCGCGAAATTCTCCATCAAGCTTATAGAATGGGCTTCGACTTTCATAAGGAGTTATGCAAGTTGTTCTCGCTGGAAGAGAAGACAATTCTTGCGCGCGGTCTAGTATCGTTCGCACTGCTGTGGATGGAGTTTGTGAGAACGCGATGCGAGCGTGGCCGCGGTTTGAGACCTAGATGGGCGAATCAAGGTCTGGAGTTCCTGATAACTGTATGCGAGCCAGACAACACGAAGCATCTCACGGATCAGGAGTTTGAGGAACTGAAGACTTGCATGGATTGTTGCATATCTCACGTGGTGGGAACCGTGTCGGTCTCGGTATCAACGCCAGAGACAGAAG gttTAAGAAGACTGTCGCGATCAAGAGCTTCATCGCCATGCCATAATCGTACTAGAACTGCGAGCTTTAGCCTTTCTCAGAAACCACGAGATGCCATGAAGTCGCCTGAACTATTTGTCAATATGAAGAAATCCAGCTCGCCGAGCATGGTCGACGGGAATCTTTCTGTGATAATAAACACGCCTGAGCGGGGCACGCAGAGACACGAGAGGGTCGTCCGCGCCGTCAGAAAGGTGGAGTGCGAACTCGACGAAAGACTGCGGAGTCATGAACTCATTGGACAAATTATTGACAGGAAGACGGTCGACAGAGTTCGCATTAAGGCGAGACGAGTCACGTTTACTTGGCAGCGGGGTATTAAAATAG GTCAAGGAAGGTTCGGTAAAGTGTACACTGTGGTAAACAACCAAACCGGTGAGCTGCTGGCTATGAAAGAGGTGCAGCTGCAACCCGGCGATCACAGAGCGATCAGGCGCGTTGCCGAGGAATTGCAGATTTTCGAAGGAATCCAGCATCGACATCTAGTGCGATATTACGGATTAGAAATTCACCGT GAGGAGATGCTGATTTTTATGGAATTCTGTGCAGAAGGGACTCTTGAAAGCTTAGTAGCAGGTAGCGGAAACGGATTGCCAGAATCCTTGGTCAGAAAATACACTTATCAACTTCTTTCGGCTGTCGCAGCGTTGCATTCTCACGGAATAGTTCATCGAGATATCAAAA ctgcaaatatttttctaacagACGAAGGTAATTCTTTGAAACTCGGCGACTTTGGTAGTGCAGTGCAAATTAAAGCGCACACAACCATGCCTGGAGAACTTCAAGGTTTTGTCGGCACACAAg cTTATATGGCGCCAGAAGTATTTATGAAGTCTGAAAGCAGCGGACACGGTAGAGCTGTCGATATCTGGTCGGTGGGTTGTTGCATTATTGAGATGGCGAGCGGAAGACGACCGTGGTCAGATTATGACTCAAATTATCAAATCATGTTCAag GTCGGAATGGGAGAAACGCCAGCGCTGCCAAAGAATCTTGCTGCGGAAGGCATCGACCTTGTGAAGAAGTGCTTGCAGCACGAGCCAAAGAAAAGGCCGACAGCGAATTCTCTTCTCGCCCATTTCTTCGCACGAGGAGAACACGAGGATAATGTTATTGTGGATACTAGTAGAAT